The Pseudanabaena galeata CCNP1313 genome includes a region encoding these proteins:
- a CDS encoding type IIG restriction enzyme/methyltransferase yields the protein MIVNKLELKQALNSKYLKIKPDSEQIQGFKTNLGQMLALCDSNKDEEFNKNLLSDFLKRSFYSDRYFVNTKDRSDLVIHNDKGVDSQVGVIFETKKPTKKGSGEMPKVSSLNTKAVQQLVLYFLRERVTHGNVGVKHLVVTNIYEWFIFDAKLFEDLFFSDKVLVKDFQDFEEGRLSGTKTDTFYKDIAKPAIAEVIDRIKFTHFDLRDLENLDIIELYKIFSPEHLLKLRSANDSNSLNKPFYNELLHIIGLTEIKDKGKKLIGRRAEGDRHDGSLIENAIHELDSSDKISQLEKPEEFGETHEERLFNVALRLSITWINRVLFLKLLEAQLLKYHDNDQDFAFLNLTKIKSYGDLNRLFFSVLAREQGDRIASVKDTFANVPYLNSSLFELTDIEQKTISISNLASENLPIFGATVLIDGNDRKRSGELNGLAYLFEFLHAYKFSKDEFEDTQEDSEKLINAAVLGLIFEKINGYKDGSFYTPSFITMYMCRETIRRAVVQKFNEVMGWSCGNIEDLKDDLSGYIRKSDRVVRRNEANGIVNSLKICDPAVGSGHFLVSALNEMIAIKHYLGILQDKNGETLSQYEIEVVNDKLKVTLDGKLFAYNPKNKESQRVQETLFHEKQSIIEGCLFGVDINPNSVTICRLRLWIELLKNAYYRWDSPQASLGIDPPQPPLKRGENQENSFPPFLRGGRGDLETLPNIDINIKCGNSLISRFGLDVDVKQVLQKQKFSIEQYRNAVQTYRSAESKAQKREMEGLIAKIKEGFSSSLSGGDPKKVKLRQLQAELYSVENQTLLFEETKAEVKAREKKVNKLNNEIDKLSAEIEDIESGRLYENALEWRFEFPEVLNNNGDFVGFDVVIGNPPYGVNFDRNYETCLINTFYQCKKIPDSYCFFILQGLNLLRANRSLSYIVPNTFCDLEKGDEFRKFLLTEYVFTDLFQSGWIFESAIVDTLIIFLKKCNPLNNPDKTISIKVDSQEYKRETNDFLDNFLVKIDYRNLPETNKVKSKIIANSTLLGEIAEIKAGVKMYEKGKGIPPQNSVIISEQPYSKINICPQGWMTLYRGKDIHRYYLISPNEFVDYGLHLAAPRSPELFQSPKILMRRTDDRLISCLETESSICVNSCHVIKLKQEYADKYSYKFILGLLNSRLMQYIFEIQNPQMIGKTFAEIKVVYVERLPIFNNQKVNKIEIENLVDEILTAKKGDRHADTSELEKAIDDLVYQLYGLTEEEIKIVEGER from the coding sequence ATGATTGTCAATAAGCTCGAACTCAAGCAAGCATTAAATTCTAAGTATTTGAAAATAAAGCCTGACTCTGAGCAAATTCAGGGTTTTAAGACTAATTTGGGGCAGATGCTTGCTTTGTGTGACAGCAATAAGGATGAAGAGTTTAATAAAAATCTGTTGAGTGATTTTTTAAAAAGGAGCTTTTACAGCGATCGCTATTTCGTCAACACTAAGGATAGAAGCGATCTGGTTATTCATAATGACAAGGGGGTGGATAGTCAGGTTGGGGTGATCTTTGAGACGAAGAAGCCCACAAAGAAGGGGAGTGGGGAGATGCCGAAAGTAAGCAGCCTCAATACTAAGGCAGTGCAGCAGTTGGTTTTATATTTTTTGCGGGAGCGGGTGACGCATGGAAATGTTGGTGTGAAGCATTTGGTGGTGACGAATATTTATGAGTGGTTTATTTTTGATGCGAAGCTTTTTGAGGATTTGTTTTTTAGCGATAAGGTTTTAGTTAAGGATTTTCAGGATTTTGAAGAGGGGCGGCTAAGTGGAACAAAAACAGATACCTTTTACAAAGATATTGCTAAACCTGCGATCGCTGAGGTGATTGATCGTATTAAATTCACCCATTTTGATTTGCGCGATCTTGAGAACTTAGACATAATCGAACTTTACAAGATTTTTTCGCCTGAGCATTTGTTAAAGCTACGTTCTGCCAATGACAGTAATAGTTTAAATAAGCCTTTTTATAATGAGTTGCTGCATATCATTGGTTTGACAGAGATTAAGGATAAGGGCAAGAAGTTAATTGGACGTAGAGCCGAGGGCGATCGCCATGATGGTTCTTTGATTGAGAATGCGATTCATGAGCTTGATAGTTCCGATAAGATTTCGCAGTTAGAGAAGCCTGAAGAGTTTGGTGAAACCCATGAGGAGCGGCTGTTTAATGTTGCCCTAAGATTGTCAATTACTTGGATTAATCGCGTTTTATTTTTGAAACTATTAGAGGCGCAATTACTGAAATATCATGATAATGATCAGGATTTTGCGTTTTTAAATTTGACTAAGATTAAGAGTTATGGCGATTTGAATCGACTCTTTTTTAGTGTGTTGGCTCGCGAACAGGGCGATCGCATTGCGAGTGTGAAGGATACTTTTGCGAATGTGCCTTATTTGAATAGCTCGCTGTTTGAGTTGACAGATATTGAGCAGAAAACTATTTCGATTAGTAATTTGGCTAGTGAAAACCTGCCAATTTTCGGGGCGACGGTGTTGATCGATGGCAATGATAGGAAGCGATCGGGTGAATTGAATGGGTTGGCTTATCTGTTTGAGTTTCTCCATGCCTATAAGTTTAGTAAGGATGAGTTTGAGGATACGCAGGAAGATAGTGAGAAGTTGATTAATGCTGCGGTATTGGGGTTGATATTTGAGAAGATTAATGGCTATAAGGATGGTTCTTTTTATACGCCGAGTTTTATTACGATGTATATGTGTCGGGAGACGATACGGCGGGCGGTGGTGCAGAAGTTTAATGAGGTGATGGGCTGGAGTTGTGGGAATATTGAGGATTTGAAGGATGATTTGAGTGGCTATATTCGGAAGTCAGATCGAGTGGTTCGTAGAAATGAGGCTAATGGAATTGTAAATAGTCTCAAGATTTGTGATCCTGCGGTGGGTTCGGGACATTTTTTGGTGTCGGCTTTGAATGAGATGATTGCGATTAAGCATTATCTGGGGATTTTGCAGGATAAGAATGGGGAAACTTTGAGTCAGTATGAGATTGAGGTGGTTAATGATAAGTTGAAGGTGACTTTGGATGGTAAGTTGTTTGCTTATAATCCTAAAAATAAGGAAAGCCAACGGGTTCAGGAGACGCTGTTTCATGAGAAGCAGTCAATTATTGAGGGTTGTTTGTTTGGGGTGGATATTAATCCCAATTCGGTGACGATTTGCCGTTTGCGGTTGTGGATTGAGCTTTTGAAGAATGCTTATTATCGGTGGGATTCGCCTCAAGCGTCTTTGGGAATTGATCCCCCCCAGCCCCCCTTAAAAAGGGGGGAGAATCAAGAAAATTCTTTCCCCCCCTTTTTAAGGGGGGGTAGGGGGGATCTGGAAACCTTGCCGAATATCGACATTAATATCAAGTGTGGGAATTCTTTGATTAGTCGGTTTGGGTTGGATGTGGATGTGAAGCAGGTTTTGCAGAAGCAGAAGTTTAGTATTGAGCAGTATCGGAATGCGGTACAGACTTATCGCAGTGCAGAAAGTAAGGCACAAAAGCGAGAAATGGAAGGTTTGATCGCGAAGATTAAGGAGGGTTTTAGTTCGAGTTTGTCGGGTGGTGATCCTAAGAAGGTGAAGTTACGGCAGTTGCAAGCGGAGCTTTATAGTGTCGAAAATCAGACTTTGTTATTTGAGGAAACTAAGGCGGAGGTTAAGGCTAGGGAGAAGAAGGTTAATAAGTTAAATAATGAGATTGATAAGTTAAGTGCAGAGATTGAGGATATTGAAAGCGGTCGGCTCTATGAGAATGCCTTGGAGTGGCGGTTTGAGTTTCCTGAAGTTTTGAATAATAATGGTGATTTTGTTGGGTTTGATGTAGTTATTGGTAATCCACCTTATGGTGTTAATTTTGATAGAAATTATGAAACCTGTTTAATTAATACTTTTTATCAATGCAAAAAAATCCCTGATAGTTATTGTTTTTTTATATTACAGGGGCTAAACTTACTCAGAGCAAATAGAAGTTTGTCATATATTGTTCCAAATACTTTTTGTGATTTAGAAAAGGGTGATGAATTTCGTAAATTCCTGCTTACAGAGTATGTCTTTACAGATTTGTTTCAAAGTGGTTGGATTTTTGAATCAGCTATTGTTGATACATTAATTATATTTTTAAAAAAATGTAATCCATTGAATAATCCAGATAAGACAATAAGTATAAAAGTTGATTCACAAGAATATAAACGCGAAACAAATGACTTTTTAGACAATTTTCTCGTAAAAATTGATTACAGGAATCTACCAGAAACAAATAAAGTAAAGTCAAAAATTATTGCTAACTCAACTTTGCTTGGTGAAATTGCAGAAATAAAGGCAGGAGTCAAAATGTATGAAAAAGGTAAGGGAATTCCTCCACAAAACAGCGTAATAATTAGCGAACAGCCCTACTCTAAGATAAATATCTGTCCTCAAGGATGGATGACTTTATACAGAGGAAAAGATATACATAGATATTATCTAATATCCCCAAATGAATTTGTTGACTATGGATTACATTTAGCTGCCCCACGTAGTCCCGAACTTTTCCAAAGTCCTAAAATATTAATGAGGCGTACAGATGATAGATTGATTAGTTGTTTGGAAACTGAATCTTCAATTTGTGTTAACTCATGCCATGTTATAAAGCTAAAACAAGAATATGCCGATAAATACTCATATAAATTTATTCTTGGATTACTTAATTCTAGATTGATGCAATATATTTTTGAGATTCAAAATCCGCAAATGATAGGGAAAACATTTGCAGAGATAAAGGTGGTCTATGTAGAAAGATTACCTATCTTTAATAATCAAAAAGTTAACAAAATAGAGATAGAAAATCTTGTTGACGAAATTCTTACTGCTAAAAAAGGCGATCGCCATGCAGATACGAGCGAACTAGAAAAGGCGATCGACGATTTAGTCTATCAACTTTATGGGTTGACAGAAGAAGAGATTAAAATAGTAGAAGGAGAGAGGTGA
- a CDS encoding putative toxin-antitoxin system toxin component, PIN family — MKLRVVIDTNIWIRILLKGRVTLPILEAFNQDKFQLVMSQSLLDELHEVWNRPRLRKYIDRNQAIRLEQQLKNRAIWIEPKTIPPYCRDPKDLPVLATAIDGKAKIIVSGDDDLRADEALREAMELYSIELLGVNSFLKYLEESEE; from the coding sequence ATGAAATTGAGAGTAGTTATAGATACAAACATTTGGATTCGCATCCTATTAAAAGGACGCGTTACACTCCCAATCTTAGAAGCATTTAATCAAGACAAATTCCAATTAGTCATGAGCCAAAGCCTTTTAGATGAATTGCATGAAGTATGGAACCGACCTCGATTAAGAAAATATATCGACCGAAATCAAGCCATACGCCTAGAGCAACAGTTAAAAAATCGTGCAATCTGGATTGAACCAAAAACAATCCCCCCTTATTGCCGAGATCCCAAAGATTTACCCGTATTAGCTACCGCCATTGACGGCAAAGCAAAAATCATCGTATCTGGAGATGACGACTTACGAGCCGATGAAGCATTGAGAGAAGCAATGGAGTTATATTCCATCGAATTATTAGGAGTTAATTCTTTTCTAAAATATTTAGAGGAATCTGAAGAATAG
- a CDS encoding DUF433 domain-containing protein, whose protein sequence is MKKSIPTDVITIDNEIQHGKPVLKGTRLPIAIIIGSLAGGMTYDEVIQEYAVTREQILASLAYFSELLNYETVYSMEKVS, encoded by the coding sequence ATGAAAAAAAGCATTCCAACTGATGTAATTACCATCGACAACGAAATCCAACATGGTAAACCTGTGCTAAAAGGAACTCGTCTTCCGATCGCCATAATTATCGGCTCTCTCGCAGGTGGCATGACCTATGACGAAGTAATCCAAGAATACGCAGTTACCCGCGAACAGATTCTTGCCTCCCTAGCTTACTTCTCCGAGCTTCTAAACTATGAAACAGTCTATTCAATGGAGAAAGTAAGTTGA
- a CDS encoding DUF5615 family PIN-like protein, which yields MKLRFLIDEDCPLSLETLLKDKGHDAIHVKTSGLSGTKDPEIFIFAQKEQRIIISRDLGWSNIKNYPPNTHCGLIILRFPFEVIAIEIRQALEQFIDQVNLPEIIGATVIVDQNKFRIRKR from the coding sequence TTGAAATTACGTTTTCTAATTGACGAAGACTGCCCACTAAGTTTAGAAACTTTGCTCAAAGACAAAGGACATGATGCCATTCACGTCAAAACATCTGGACTTAGCGGTACAAAAGATCCTGAAATATTTATATTTGCTCAAAAAGAACAAAGAATAATCATCAGCCGAGATCTAGGATGGTCAAACATCAAAAACTATCCACCAAATACACATTGCGGTTTAATTATTTTAAGATTTCCCTTTGAAGTGATCGCCATAGAAATTCGGCAAGCATTAGAACAATTTATCGATCAAGTTAACTTACCTGAAATAATTGGCGCAACTGTAATTGTCGATCAAAATAAATTCAGAATCAGGAAAAGGTAA
- a CDS encoding type II toxin-antitoxin system RelE/ParE family toxin, which translates to MREIVLTPKFKRAFRKFVKRNSQLESKLIQILQLMKEDVFATQLSTHSLQGKLAGLKACSCGYDCRILFTIEISQEQTEVIVLLDIGTHNEVY; encoded by the coding sequence ATGAGAGAAATAGTTTTAACCCCAAAATTCAAACGAGCATTTCGGAAATTTGTCAAACGCAATTCTCAGCTTGAGTCGAAACTAATTCAAATATTACAATTGATGAAAGAAGATGTTTTTGCAACACAGTTAAGTACGCATTCACTACAAGGGAAATTAGCTGGATTAAAAGCCTGTTCCTGCGGCTATGATTGTAGAATTCTATTTACCATAGAAATCTCTCAAGAACAGACAGAAGTAATAGTTTTACTTGATATTGGCACTCACAATGAAGTTTACTAG
- a CDS encoding DUF433 domain-containing protein, with amino-acid sequence MTLKELEPQLLALSPTEKSQAIQLILNSLLNSWHGIEKTLNVCGGDACIRNTRIPVWLLVSYQQQGLSDAKILEAYPTLNAVDLANAWIYAESHPQEIANAILENEAD; translated from the coding sequence ATGACACTTAAAGAACTAGAACCTCAACTACTCGCACTCTCACCCACAGAAAAATCTCAAGCAATTCAACTAATTCTCAACAGCCTATTAAATAGTTGGCACGGCATTGAGAAAACATTAAACGTATGTGGCGGTGATGCTTGTATTCGTAATACCAGAATCCCCGTTTGGCTATTAGTCAGCTACCAACAACAAGGGCTTAGTGACGCAAAAATATTAGAAGCATATCCAACCCTAAATGCAGTTGATCTAGCAAATGCTTGGATATATGCCGAAAGCCATCCCCAAGAAATTGCCAATGCTATCCTTGAAAACGAGGCAGATTAA
- a CDS encoding DUF5615 family PIN-like protein produces MVKLYADEQFPLPVVKILRTLGYDILTVQDAGKAEQKIPDPEVLQYAISLNRAVLTMNRRDFIRLHTQTPQHKGIVICKSNTNWEKIAQAIHNHLSQFETIEKQLIRIKLPSV; encoded by the coding sequence ATGGTCAAACTCTATGCAGATGAGCAATTTCCATTGCCCGTTGTCAAAATTTTGCGTACATTAGGATACGACATTTTGACCGTACAAGATGCAGGGAAAGCAGAACAAAAAATACCTGATCCTGAAGTCTTGCAATATGCCATTAGCCTCAATCGAGCCGTCTTAACCATGAATCGTCGGGATTTTATTCGTTTACATACTCAAACTCCTCAACATAAAGGCATCGTGATTTGTAAAAGTAACACCAACTGGGAAAAAATCGCCCAAGCCATACATAATCATCTCTCTCAATTTGAGACTATAGAAAAACAACTCATTAGAATCAAATTACCATCGGTATAA
- a CDS encoding DUF433 domain-containing protein translates to MRAIAGLNRITFDPKIMAGQACIRGMRIPVSVVINLIANGLSTAEIIEDYPYLEPEDIQQALRYAAWLTQERVIFWQTAQAV, encoded by the coding sequence ATGAGAGCAATAGCAGGACTAAATCGCATTACCTTTGACCCAAAAATCATGGCAGGTCAAGCTTGCATTCGCGGAATGCGGATACCCGTATCCGTAGTCATCAACCTCATCGCCAACGGCTTATCAACAGCCGAAATAATTGAAGACTATCCCTATCTCGAACCAGAAGACATCCAACAAGCGCTCAGATATGCCGCTTGGCTGACCCAAGAGCGAGTCATCTTTTGGCAAACCGCCCAAGCAGTATGA
- a CDS encoding DUF5615 family PIN-like protein, whose translation MKFLGDMGISPRTIALLREQGYDAIHLIEKNLEKMTDPDILDKARQEERILLTVDLDFAQLLAISGESLPSVILFRLGNVSREVVNRHLLAILNDYATELKNGVIISVSDVSIRLRYLPI comes from the coding sequence ATGAAATTTTTAGGTGATATGGGTATCTCTCCCCGCACAATTGCACTCTTGAGAGAACAAGGTTATGACGCAATCCACCTGATTGAAAAAAATCTAGAAAAGATGACCGATCCCGATATTTTAGACAAAGCTCGCCAAGAAGAACGAATATTACTCACCGTAGATTTAGACTTTGCCCAACTATTAGCAATTAGCGGCGAAAGCTTACCCAGTGTCATCTTATTTCGTTTAGGAAATGTAAGCCGCGAAGTAGTTAACCGTCATTTGTTAGCAATCTTAAATGACTATGCTACAGAACTTAAAAATGGTGTAATTATCTCTGTAAGCGATGTTTCAATTCGATTGAGGTACTTACCGATTTAA
- a CDS encoding energy-coupling factor ABC transporter ATP-binding protein: protein MHHNPISIENLSYRYPDGIQALKGINLQIAATEKVAIIGANGSGKSTLLLHLNGILMPQKGEIVIGEMPVIHPNLSSIRNFVGLVFQNPDDQLFMPTIWEDVAFGAINQGIRGEHLKERVAEALVAVGLDVAKYRERLSHNLSGGEKKRVAIAGVLAMQPQVLVFDEPSAQLDPRSRRQLIQLLQTLPETQLIATHDLDLVLELCDRTVVLSEGEIVYDGETRRVLSDREFLLAHSLEMPLSLS, encoded by the coding sequence TTGCATCACAATCCTATTTCCATTGAGAACCTCAGTTATCGCTACCCTGATGGTATTCAGGCTTTAAAAGGGATCAATCTCCAGATCGCAGCAACCGAAAAAGTAGCGATTATTGGAGCAAATGGCTCAGGTAAATCTACATTACTTCTCCATCTCAATGGCATTCTCATGCCACAGAAAGGCGAAATTGTTATTGGGGAAATGCCAGTCATCCATCCAAATTTATCATCGATTCGTAACTTTGTCGGCTTAGTGTTTCAAAATCCCGATGACCAGCTATTTATGCCAACGATTTGGGAAGATGTTGCATTTGGCGCAATAAATCAAGGTATCCGAGGTGAACATTTAAAAGAACGTGTTGCTGAGGCTTTAGTAGCCGTCGGATTAGATGTGGCTAAATATAGAGAGCGTTTATCTCATAATCTTTCGGGTGGTGAAAAAAAACGAGTGGCGATCGCAGGGGTTTTAGCGATGCAGCCGCAGGTTTTAGTATTTGATGAACCATCCGCCCAACTCGATCCGCGATCGCGTCGTCAGTTAATCCAGCTTTTGCAAACTTTACCTGAAACTCAATTAATCGCCACCCACGATCTGGACTTAGTTCTTGAGCTATGCGATCGCACCGTAGTCTTGAGTGAGGGGGAGATTGTCTATGATGGCGAAACTAGACGGGTATTAAGCGATCGGGAGTTTCTATTGGCTCATTCTCTAGAAATGCCTCTAAGTTTAAGCTAG
- the cbiQ gene encoding cobalt ECF transporter T component CbiQ, protein MLLHIHLTESSDRLSHSQSDRLNIWNRLAVHTRLLCIFLLVFAIALTPMGRWWTWALYAAMTLPILYWSKVDLGILAKRMAIELMFMGVILLGTLFRGGGNILWQWGWLQITTNGLMILGSVSIKAFLSLLLLNILTLSTSIPLLLQALVTLKMPPLLISILASMYRYIGVLINEFNAMRRAATARNFDPRNLYNYQRGDRPWQRQVLGNMLGVLFIRTYDRGDRIYQAMLARGYQGTPMIIESATGNWLDGLAIACVMIVILVGQVFIS, encoded by the coding sequence ATGCTGCTCCATATTCATCTAACTGAATCAAGCGATCGCCTGTCTCACTCCCAGAGCGATCGCCTAAATATATGGAATCGCTTAGCTGTGCATACACGCTTGCTCTGTATATTTCTATTGGTATTTGCGATCGCTTTAACGCCCATGGGTAGATGGTGGACTTGGGCGCTATATGCAGCGATGACTTTGCCCATTCTCTATTGGAGCAAAGTCGATTTAGGAATACTAGCCAAACGCATGGCGATCGAGTTAATGTTTATGGGTGTCATTCTTTTAGGGACACTATTTCGAGGTGGCGGAAACATACTCTGGCAATGGGGTTGGTTACAAATCACCACGAATGGATTAATGATTTTAGGAAGCGTGAGTATCAAAGCTTTTCTATCGTTACTTCTATTAAATATTCTTACCCTTAGTACTTCCATTCCCTTGTTACTTCAAGCTCTAGTTACGCTCAAAATGCCTCCATTGCTAATTAGCATTCTTGCATCCATGTATCGTTATATTGGCGTGCTAATTAATGAGTTTAATGCCATGCGTCGTGCGGCTACTGCTCGTAATTTTGACCCGCGCAATCTCTACAACTATCAACGAGGCGATCGCCCGTGGCAACGACAGGTATTAGGTAATATGCTCGGTGTCCTGTTTATTCGTACATACGATCGCGGCGATCGCATTTATCAAGCGATGCTAGCTCGTGGCTATCAAGGCACTCCGATGATCATAGAATCAGCCACAGGCAACTGGCTCGATGGCTTAGCCATTGCTTGCGTTATGATCGTAATCTTAGTTGGTCAAGTTTTTATTAGTTAG
- a CDS encoding PDGLE domain-containing protein translates to MHKKNIFVLSGLALALGIAALVSPFASKDPDGLDRVAQDLKFEEKAIEEPATKQLPFFQIFEEYSIKAVPDEKVSTALAGITGTLVAFGLAWGVGKLTVRKSEPK, encoded by the coding sequence ATGCATAAAAAAAACATTTTTGTACTATCAGGATTAGCTTTAGCTCTAGGTATTGCAGCATTGGTATCACCCTTTGCTAGCAAAGATCCTGACGGATTAGATCGAGTTGCTCAAGATTTAAAATTTGAAGAAAAAGCGATCGAAGAACCAGCAACTAAACAACTTCCCTTTTTCCAGATTTTTGAAGAATATTCGATCAAAGCAGTTCCCGACGAGAAAGTATCCACGGCTCTTGCAGGTATTACAGGTACATTGGTTGCATTTGGCTTAGCATGGGGAGTTGGCAAGCTCACAGTACGCAAATCTGAACCAAAATAA
- a CDS encoding energy-coupling factor ABC transporter permease, whose product MFSFPVHLAMHIPDGYLSLPVSLVTGGIAIALIALSLNRVQSEYKERTVPLMGVSAAFIFAAQMINFPIVGGTSGHLMGGTLAGILLGPWAGSLVMSVVFIVQTIMFQDGGLTALGANITIMGLMGTFGGYYLYRVMRFLIGRNTWLGMSVSTAIASWTSVVVAAAVCAVLLALSDTVPLALGMTAMLSWHFMIGIGEAFITLAVTSFIWKTRPELIYDAPNFAVKQTELDNF is encoded by the coding sequence ATGTTTTCGTTTCCAGTTCATTTAGCAATGCATATTCCCGATGGCTACCTCAGTTTGCCAGTGAGTTTGGTTACAGGAGGTATAGCGATCGCCTTAATTGCGCTATCACTTAATCGTGTGCAATCAGAATATAAAGAACGCACTGTTCCGCTCATGGGTGTGAGTGCTGCCTTTATCTTTGCCGCGCAGATGATCAACTTCCCAATTGTGGGCGGTACATCTGGACACTTAATGGGTGGAACTCTGGCGGGGATTTTGCTTGGTCCTTGGGCTGGCTCGTTAGTCATGTCGGTGGTCTTTATTGTGCAGACCATCATGTTTCAGGATGGTGGATTGACTGCGTTAGGAGCCAATATCACAATCATGGGACTAATGGGAACCTTTGGTGGTTATTACCTTTATCGAGTGATGCGGTTCTTAATTGGGCGTAATACATGGCTAGGCATGAGTGTCAGCACGGCGATCGCTTCATGGACAAGTGTGGTCGTGGCAGCCGCAGTTTGCGCGGTACTATTAGCACTTTCGGATACGGTTCCCTTAGCGTTAGGAATGACAGCGATGCTATCTTGGCACTTCATGATTGGTATTGGTGAAGCATTCATCACCCTTGCCGTAACTAGTTTTATTTGGAAGACTCGTCCTGAGTTAATTTATGATGCTCCTAATTTTGCAGTCAAGCAAACCGAATTAGATAACTTTTAA